The genomic segment ATAAATCGGTGCAAATCCGATTAGGGACCCACTCGTCTGTCATTGGGAAACAGCAATCCATCTGCTAAGAGGCTGGCGAGCCCTGGCAGGGCCGGGCAGCTTACGGAACGGATTGAGCGATGCGCATCACGATGATTGGGACAGGTTATGTGGGGCTGGTGTCCGGGGCGTGCTTCGCGGACTTCGGCCACCAGGTAACCTGCGTCGACAAGGATGCCGGCAAAATCGCGGCCCTGCATCGGGGCGAAATTCCCATTTACGAACCGGGGCTTGACGAGCTGGTCGCGGCCAACGTCAAGGCCGGGCGGCTCGACTTCACCACCGACCTGACAGCCCCGGTGGGCGAAGCGGACGCGGTGTTCATCGCCGTTGGGACTCCGTCGCGGCGCGGCGACGGCCACGCGGACCTGTCCTATGTGTATGCCGCGGCAAAGGAAATCGCCGCCGCCCTGAAAGGCTTCACGGTCGTGGTGACCAAGTCGACGGTCCCGGTCGGCACCGGCGACGAGGTCGAGCGGCTGATCCGCGAGACCAATCCCACCGCCGACGCGGCGGTCGCCTCGAACCCTGAATTCCTGCGCGAGGGCGCCGCGATCCGCGACTTCAAGTTCCCCGACCGCATCGTGATCGGGACTGCCGACGAACGCGCCCGCAAGGTGATGGGGGAGATCTACCGCCCGCTGTCGCTAAACCAGGGCCCTCTGATGTACACCGCGCGGCGCACCGCCGAGCTTATCAAATATGCCGCCAACGCGTTCCTGGCGACCAAGATTACCTTCATCAACGAGATGGCGGACCTCGCCGAAAAGGTCGGCGCCGACGTCCAGGACGTCGCCCGCGGCATCGGCATGGACAACCGGATCGGCTCCAAATTCCTGCATGCCGGCCCCGGCTTCGGCGGCTCTTGCTTCCCCAAGGACACCCGCGCGCTAGTGCAGACCGCCCATGACCACGACGTGCCAGTGCGGATCGTCGAGGCGGTCCTTGCCGTCAACGACAACCGCAAGCGCGCAATGGCCCGCAAGGTCTCGCACGCGCTCGGCGGCAACATGCGCGGCAAGACCATCGCGGTGCTCGGCCTGACCTTCAAGCCGGACACGGACGACATGCGCGAGGCGCCGTCGATCCCGCTCGTCACCGGCCTCACCGACATGGGCGCCAAGGTGAAGGCGTTCGATCCCGCCGGCATGGCGCAGGCCAAGGCGGAGTTGCCGGACATCACCTACTGCGAGGACGCCTACGACTGCGCCAAGGGCGCCGACGCGCTGGTGATCGTCACCGAATGGGTGCAATTCCGCGCGCTCGATCTGCCGCGGCTGAAAGCCGCAATGGCGCAGCCGATCGTGGTCGACCTGCGCAACATCTACCGCCCCGCCGAAATGGCCGAGCACGGATTCAGCTATCACAGCGTCGGCCGCGGCGACGCGTAGTTGGTCTGCCGGCGCCGCTGATTTTTCAACGTCGGCCGCTGCCGCGCGGCATCTCCTCCCCAACCTCCCGCTTCGATCTGATCGCGCTCTGCGCGCGATCCCGTCTGCGCGCGCTCATACGCAACACTATTGACCGACCGTTCGGTTAAGCTTTACGATCAGCAGAAAGCATAAGGTGCGATCGGCGCGGTCGGCGTCGTATACAAGGCACCGGGATTGGATCAGGCCAAAGACGCTCGCAAGAAGCGCAGCCTGCAACGGAGGAACGCTTCATGTCTCGCTACACGCATGTCCTGCGCAGCGTCGCCGTCGGCGCGACGGCTTTGGCGCTGTCGAGCTTTTCGCTGATGCA from the Rhodopseudomonas palustris genome contains:
- a CDS encoding UDP-glucose dehydrogenase family protein, which translates into the protein MRITMIGTGYVGLVSGACFADFGHQVTCVDKDAGKIAALHRGEIPIYEPGLDELVAANVKAGRLDFTTDLTAPVGEADAVFIAVGTPSRRGDGHADLSYVYAAAKEIAAALKGFTVVVTKSTVPVGTGDEVERLIRETNPTADAAVASNPEFLREGAAIRDFKFPDRIVIGTADERARKVMGEIYRPLSLNQGPLMYTARRTAELIKYAANAFLATKITFINEMADLAEKVGADVQDVARGIGMDNRIGSKFLHAGPGFGGSCFPKDTRALVQTAHDHDVPVRIVEAVLAVNDNRKRAMARKVSHALGGNMRGKTIAVLGLTFKPDTDDMREAPSIPLVTGLTDMGAKVKAFDPAGMAQAKAELPDITYCEDAYDCAKGADALVIVTEWVQFRALDLPRLKAAMAQPIVVDLRNIYRPAEMAEHGFSYHSVGRGDA